A window of Pararhodobacter sp. genomic DNA:
AAGGCCGCCTGATCGCCCAAGACGTGATCAAGGTTTTCCAGTGTCTCGCCGGCCTGTTCCTCGAAGAACGGCCGCCACAGATCGGCCACCGTATCCGCCCCCGGCGGCAGCGAGCGCCCGGTGGCCAATTGCCGGATCAACAACCCCGCCGCCACCGACAGGGGTGCTTCGGTCTGGCTGCGGATCTGGGCATAGCCCTTGCGTTGCGCGTCATGGGCGATGCGCGCGTCGATATTGCCCGCCGTGCCCGGCATATACTCGGCACCGACGGCCTCGCAGCGCGCGGTTTCCATCGCCTCATAGAGATCCCGCGCCATCTCGCCCGAGGGCCGGTAGCGGTTGTGCGTCGCCTCATTGTGATAGCGCCGCTTCAGGGCAAAGCCATCCGCCGTGCCGCGCGCCAGCATCACCTCGTCACGGGTCATGCGGCGCGTGATCTGCGGCAGGCGCATGGCCTCTTTGGTCATGCCCGGCGGGTCCACCGTGAAGCTGACGGCAATATCCGGGTCATTCGCCAGCACGCGCGTCGCGTCGCTGAGCGCTTTCTTGAACGGATCGGCGGGGTTGTCTGACGGCTTGTTCATTGTTGGGGTTTCCCCAGTCGGTTCCACGTTGGCGGCCAAGGGGCGATAGGCGCCGCCTCCTGGCCTTCAGCGATAGACGCGGTGTCCGTCACAAACCAAGCCATTGAAACGTTTTCCTTTCAGAACCAGGTGCCGCGCCGGACAACAGGCGAGGCGTCAGCCCAGGCTCATGCTTGCGGCACTCTCGGGCAATTCCTCGCCAAAGCAGCGCTGGTAGAATTCGGCAACCGTCTGGCGCTCCAGCTCGTCGCATTTGTTCAGGAAGGTCAGCCGGAACGCATACCCGATGTCGCGGAAAATACGCGCGTTCTCGGCCCAGGTGATCACCGTGCGGGGGCTCATCACGGTGGAAAGCTGGCCCTTCATGAACGCCGTGCGCGTCAGGTCCGCGACCGTCACCATCTGGCCGATTTCCTTGCGGCCCTTCGCGGTGTTATAGGTCGGGTTCTTGGCCAGCACGATGGCGCTTTCGGCGTCATGGCTCAGGTAGTTCAGCGTTGCGACCAGCGACCAGCGGTCCATCTGCGCCTGGTTGATCTGCTGCACCCCGTGATACAGACCCGTCGTATCGCCCAGACCCACGGTGTTGGCGGTGGCGAACAGCCGGAAGCTGGGGTGCGGCGTGATGATCTCGTTCTGGTCCAGCAGCGTCAGCTTGCCGTCATGCTCCAGCACGCGCTGGATCACGAACATCACATCGGCGCGGCCCGCGTCATATTCGTCGAACACGATGGCGCAGGGGTTGCGCAGCGCCCAGGGCAGGATGCCCTCGTGGAATTCGGTGACCTGCTTGCCGTCGCGCAGCTTGATCGCGTCCTTGCCGATCAGGTCAATGCGGCTGATGTGGCTGTCGAGGTTGACGCGCACCGTCGGCCAGTTCAGCCGGGCGGCGACCTGCTCGATATGCGTCGATTTGCCGGTGCCGTGATAGCCTTGGATCATCACACGGCGGTTATAGGCAAAGCCCGCCAGAATCGCGAGTGTCGTGTCCGGGTCGAACTTGTAGGTCGGATCGAGCGCAGGCACGCGGTCGGTCTTTTCGGCGAACCCTTTGACATGCATGTCGGAATCAATGCCGAACACCTCCCGGACAGAGATTTCCTCGGTGGGTTTCGCGTTTTGGTCGGTCATCAGGTTCGCCTTTGCATCTGTCACACGCGGGTGAGCGCCCCATGGGCGCACCGGTTTCAAGGATTTGTGGAGCATTCCGCGCGCGCGTGCAAGAGCAGCATCAGGGTTCTTGCGCGGATCGTGGCATCGCGGCGGGCGGATGGGCGGCTTGTTGCGCCCCAAGGGCGCGCGCGTTAGGGTCGGCGCGAGGGCAAAAACAGGAACGGGTGAGGCTTTATGAGTGGTCTACTTGCGCTATTGGATGACGTGGCGGGCATCGCCAAAGTGGCGGCGGCCAGTGTCGATGATGTCGTCGGACAGGCCGCCAAAGCCGGGGCCAAAGCGGCGGGCGCGGTGATCGACGATGCGGCGGTGACGCCGAAATATGTGCAAGGGTTTGCCCCGGCGCGCGAATTGCCGATTGTCGGCAAGATCGCCTTGGGGTCCATTCGCAGCAAACTGCTGATCCTGCTGCCGGCGGCGCTGCTGCTGACCTCGTTTGCGCCCTGGCTGATCGTGCCCTTGTTGATGCTGGGCGGCTCGTATCTGTGTTTCGAGGGCGCGGAAAAGGTCTATCACCTGTTCCGACCCCACGCCCCGCACGCCGATGGCACGCCCCGCGGGCCGGTCAACCCGCAGCATCTGGAGCGCCAGAAGGTCGCGGGCGCGATCAAGACCGATTTCATCCTCTCGGCCGAGATCATGACCATCGCGCTTGCCGCGCTCCCCGATGAGGGGCAGTCGATCTGGATCATTGCCGCCGTGCTGGCGGTGGTGGCAATCGGCATCACGGTGGCGGTGTATGGCTCGGTCGCGCTGATCGTCAAAGCCGATGACGTGGGGCTATGGTTGGCGCGGGAGGGGTCCGTGGGACTGACCCGCGCATTGGGGCGCGGTGTGGTGATCATCATGCCGGGCTTTCTGAAACTGTTGC
This region includes:
- the cobS gene encoding cobaltochelatase subunit CobS produces the protein MTDQNAKPTEEISVREVFGIDSDMHVKGFAEKTDRVPALDPTYKFDPDTTLAILAGFAYNRRVMIQGYHGTGKSTHIEQVAARLNWPTVRVNLDSHISRIDLIGKDAIKLRDGKQVTEFHEGILPWALRNPCAIVFDEYDAGRADVMFVIQRVLEHDGKLTLLDQNEIITPHPSFRLFATANTVGLGDTTGLYHGVQQINQAQMDRWSLVATLNYLSHDAESAIVLAKNPTYNTAKGRKEIGQMVTVADLTRTAFMKGQLSTVMSPRTVITWAENARIFRDIGYAFRLTFLNKCDELERQTVAEFYQRCFGEELPESAASMSLG
- a CDS encoding DUF808 domain-containing protein yields the protein MSGLLALLDDVAGIAKVAAASVDDVVGQAAKAGAKAAGAVIDDAAVTPKYVQGFAPARELPIVGKIALGSIRSKLLILLPAALLLTSFAPWLIVPLLMLGGSYLCFEGAEKVYHLFRPHAPHADGTPRGPVNPQHLERQKVAGAIKTDFILSAEIMTIALAALPDEGQSIWIIAAVLAVVAIGITVAVYGSVALIVKADDVGLWLAREGSVGLTRALGRGVVIIMPGFLKLLLIIGTAAMIWVGGSIVVHGLKDLGWSVAYDWIHHQAVAAAQAAGTAQGFVEWFVTAFFDGVVGLVYGLALIPVVTWIIDPLIHAVTGNKAEAH